A DNA window from Rhinolophus sinicus isolate RSC01 linkage group LG10, ASM3656204v1, whole genome shotgun sequence contains the following coding sequences:
- the NEUROG1 gene encoding neurogenin-1, whose product MPAPLETCLSDLDCASSSSSSSSSSSDLSGFLTDEEDCARLHTPASSSGPPGPARRGAPGLHGASETPRAQDDEQERRRRRGRARVRSEALLHSLRRSRRVKANDRERNRMHNLNAALDALRSVLPSFPDDTKLTKIETLRFAYNYIWALAETLRLADQGLSAGGVRERLLPPQCAPCLPGPPSPASDAESWGSGAAASPCAAAASPLSDPSSPAASEDFSYGPGDPLFSFPGLPKDLLHTSPCFIPYH is encoded by the coding sequence ATGCCAGCCCCTCTGGAGACCTGCCTCTCGGACCTCGACTgcgccagcagcagcagcagcagtagcagcagcagcagcgaccTGTCCGGCTTCCTCACCGACGAGGAGGACTGTGCCAGGCTCCACACACCAGCTTCCTCCTCGGGGCCGCCCGGGCCGGCCCGCAGGGGCGCACCCGGCCTTCACGGGGCTTCCGAGACTCCCCGGGCACAGGACGACGAGCAGGAGCGGCGGCGGCGCAGGGGCCGCGCGCGAGTGCGCTCGGAGGCGCTGCTGCACTCGCTGCGAAGGAGTCGGCGCGTCAAGGCCAACGACCGCGAGCGCAACCGCATGCACAACCTGAACGCGGCGCTGGATGCGCTGCGCAGCGTGCTGCCCTCCTTCCCCGACGACACCAAGCTCACCAAGATCGAGACGCTGCGCTTCGCCTACAACTACATCTGGGCTCTGGCGGAGACTCTGCGCCTGGCTGATCAGGGGCTGTCCGCGGGCGGTGTCCGGGAGCGCCTCCTGCCTCCGCAGTGTGCCCCCTGCCTGCCGGGGCCCCCGAGCCCCGCCAGCGACGCCGAATCCTGGGGCTCCGGTGCTGCCGCCTCCCCGTGCGCTGCCGCCGCCTCGCCTCTCTCTGACCCCAGTAGCCCTGCCGCCTCCGAAGACTTCTCCTACGGTCCAGGCgacccccttttctccttccccgGCCTGCCCAAAGACTTGCTCCACACGTCGCCCTGTTTCATCCCTTACCACTAG